In Brachypodium distachyon strain Bd21 chromosome 2, Brachypodium_distachyon_v3.0, whole genome shotgun sequence, one genomic interval encodes:
- the LOC100835009 gene encoding homeobox-DDT domain protein RLT2 isoform X1, which produces MDSSGDEGAGEAPGSPAPAPSSPPAAAAAAGGGAGASGFRSRPTAKRVMKTPYQLQVLEKTYADDPYPNETTRVELAAKLELTDRQLQMWFCHRRLKDRKQPVKREEEVSVPVIPSPSVLQPSVPNSKLARGSGSTYSQQLLPCSQRGRGRDRSSAVPRISATEIARRYYEPHQVMLPPLAAVQPMQGAHQMIDYVQELIGEQLREDGPVLGVHFDPLPPGAFGTPIGAGAVQEQRKQPFRSYETKASEFLPTIDPSVPSTVTRKRKSMDGNSPHLGSRAVRQYQFLPEQPSVYERPSQQRFHDAPTEASNLRISSVSTGSRFLHGAEHEPSYAFHGQISGPSHLSQHGKPLIFPSGSTDYEAASSYINVSAAPIEGQFGIPQVAGFKTPLACSEGVDYRCEDVYRLDKKRKHSEEAKIAKEVDVHEKRIRKELEKQDVLNRKREEQMRREMERHGREKKKEEERLMREKQREEERLQKEQWREHKRKEKFLLKQSLRAEKLRQKEELRKEKEAARQKAANEKATARRIAREYLELMEDERLELMELVSRSKGLPSMLSLDSDTLQQLDSFRGMLTQFPAEVVRLKIPFSVKPWISSENNIGSLLMVWKFFFTFADILGLPSFTLDEFMQSLHDYDSRLLAELHVALLKSIIKDIENVARTSSDAFGVNQSSSANPGGGHPQIVEGAYAWGFNILTWQRHLTYHTWPEILRQFGLSAGFGPQLKKRSVEDVYCHDDNEGRTSQDVISTLRNGSAALKSAALMKERGYTNRRSRHRLTPGTVKFAAFHVLSLEGDKGLSILEVAEKIQKSGLRDLTTSKTPEASISAALSRDTKLFERTAPSTYCVKAPYRKDPADSEAVLSAAREKIKLFQNALSECEEVEKDVDDADRGDDDSECDDADDDPDGDEVNVEEKNVKASVIRAHDGGIPTVPCDINDELNTLGNTSMPSSPHSRSQSNSSGMLDKATAASTSSDPPIGASSAYHEVATDSAQDTEIDESNQGESWVEGLADGDYCDLSVEERLNALVALVNVATEGNSMRAILEERLEAANALKKQMWAESQLDKRRSREDFAGKIEHDSCMGLKAIADQENSVGECNLPPVQNLIKENDGKASSVNNDLLVGQHSQLNAGNMVHEVNGVSRESNPESLSVQQYASSDKTRSQLKSFIGHKAEQLYVYRSLPLGQDRRLNRYWQFSTSASPNDPGSGRIFFESRDGYWRLIDSAEAFDALVASLDTRGIRESHLHSMLQSIESAFKDAIGRRKCATVEHPAGSILRNGSSEIISPNHSNEFGSPCSTLSGVVSDNTKVYSDSFKIELGCDDLEKVAILKRASMFLKWMWRECNNHQSTCAMKYGKKRCSELIQQCDSCYQIYSTEEMHCSSCHKTFKSVHSLSEHASQCDEKWRTDPDWKMQISDDSIPIRLRLLKLLLASIEVSIPAEALQPFWTDGYRKSWGLKLYSTSSTKEVFQMLTVLEGAIRRNYLSSNFKTTAELLNSMAQDNSNQNSVARSGSADVLPWVPNTTAAVTLRLLDLDSALSCTLDQKAGLNKEQEWGDFPPGDSSKKKKEQEAGDFMKFPPRCTAVKNKQEMESVGATGFVQRDEAWLTPSTGHRGRGRGGRGRGRGGRSRSRGGRVPRGIGSSPKSELRDDNNVSLKVPYKQAPRGRGRGRSRGRGRGRGCGRGLRTVRPRQPTEHGSRSVPKANLLGSFGMLGNAKPTTVPSPQSSGAEEWGLERRAYIEDDENNSVSQSDESEEENGEPMNEDYNEQLPDYSKDNSGSSPLQMMDDGSEDDEEGDEEVEDDGVDYDAEHPIDEDNNDAEMSGNDGLGNDEDDDDDDDAGGGQDGMGNTDDNEDGTSYSSEFSE; this is translated from the exons ATGGATTCCTCCGGGGATGAGGGAGCCGGGGAGGCGCCGGGGAGCCCTGCCCCTGCGCCGTCgtcgccacccgccgccgccgctgctgctggtggtggagcCGGTGCCTCTGGATTCAGGAGCAGGCCGACGGCGAAGCGCGTGATGAAGACGCCCTACCAGTTGCAGGTTCTTGAGAAGACCTATGCAG ATGATCCGTATCCGAACGAGACGACACGGGTGGAACTGGCTGCGAAGTTGGAACTGACGGACAGGCAGCTCCAGATGTGGTTCTGCCACCGGCGGCTCAAGGACCGGAAGCAACCGGTGAAGCGGGAAGAGGAGGTTTCTGTGCCAGTCATACCGTCGCCGTCTGTGCTGCAGCCGTCGGTGCCAAACAGCAAACTAGCGCGGGGCTCCGGTAGCACCTACAGTCAGCAGCTGCTGCCTTGCTCGCAGAGAGGCCGTGGCCGTGACCGCTCGTCGGCTGTCCCAAGGATTTCTGCTACAGAGATTGCGAGGAGATACTATGAGCCACATCAAGTTATGCTGCCTCCGCTGGCAGCAGTGCAACCCATGCAAGGAGCACACCAGATGATTGATTATGTCCAAGAGCTGATAGGGGAGCAACTGAGGGAGGATGGGCCAGTGCTTGGTGTGCACTTCGATCCGCTTCCTCCTGGTGCATTTGGGACACCTATTG GTGCTGGAGCAGTTCAAGAGCAGCGGAAGCAGCCTTTTCGATCTTATGAGACCAAG GCATCAGAATTCTTGCCTACCATAGACCCTTCTGTTCCAAGTACAGTTACTCGGAAGCGGAAGTCCATGGATGGAAATTCTCCTCATCTTGGTTCACGAGCAGTACGTCAGTACCAGTTTCTTCCGGAGCAGCCAAGCGTGTATGAGAGGCCAAGCCAGCAGCGCTTTCATGATGCTCCAACGGAAGCTTCAAATTTGAGGATATCTTCTGTGTCTACAGGATCACGCTTTCTCCATGGTGCTGAGCATGAACCTAGCTACGCATTTCATGGTCAAATATCTGGTCCTAGCCATTTAAGTCAACATGGAAAACCATTGATCTTCCCATCCGGATCCACAGACTATGAGGCAGCTTCATCTTATATTAATGTTAGCGCTGCTCCAATCGAAGGCCAGTTTGGCATTCCACAAGTCGCTGGATTTAAAACACCCCTTGCATGTTCCGAAGGAGTGGATTATCGGTGTGAAGATGTGTATCGATTGGATAAAAAGCGCAAA CATAGCGAGGAAGCAAAGATTGCAAAGGAAGTTGATGTGCATGAAAAACGAATAAGAAAGGAGCTCGAAAAGCAAGATGTATTGAATAGAAAG AGAGAAGAACAAATGAGGAGGGAAATGGAGAGACATGGtcgtgaaaaaaagaaagaggaggaaAGGTTGATGCGTGAAAAGCagagggaagaagagagacTCCAAAAGGAGCAATGGCGGGAACACAAGCGCAAGGAGAAGTTTTTGTTGAAACAGTCCTTGAGA GCTGAAAAACTAAGACAAAAAGAGGAGCTCCGGAAGGAGAAAGAAGCTGCAAGGCAAAAGGCTGCTAATGAAAAGGCTACAGCACGTAGAATTGCACGGGAATACCTGGAACTCATGGAAGATGAGCGCTTAGAGCTAATGGAACTGGTTTCACGGAGCAAAGGATTGCCCTCAATGCTTTCTCTTGATAGTGATACATTGCAGCAACTTGATTCATTTAGAG GAATGCTGACACAATTTCCTGCTGAAGTTGTGAGACTGAAGATACCATTTTCAGTAAAACCGTGGATAAGTTCTGAGAATAACATTGGAAGTCTTTTGATG GTGTGGAAGTTCTTTTTTACCTTCGCCGATATTCTTGGGCTTCCATCATTTACACTCGATGAGTTCATGCAGTCTCTTCATGATTAT GACTCGAGGTTGTTGGCGGAATTGCATGTTGCTCTTCTAAAATCCATCATAAAAGATATCGAGAATGTTGCCCGGACTTCTTCAGATGCTTTCGGTGTGAATCAGAGCAGTTCTGCTAATCCTGGAGGTGGACATCCACAAATTGTTGAAGGG GCATATGCTTGGGGATTCAACATACTTACCTGGCAGCGCCACTTGACTTATCATACATGGCCTGAAATATTGCGCCAATTTGGTTTATCTGCTGGTTTTGGTCCCCAGTTAAAGAAAAGGAGCGTTGAAGATGTATATTGCCATGATGATAATGAG GGCCGTACTAGCCAGGATGTTATTTCCACTCTACGAAATGGTTCAGCAGCTCTGAAATCTGCTGCTTTGATGAAAGAAAGGGGGTATACCAACCGCAGGTCTAGGCACCGTCTGACACCTGGAACGGTGAAATTTGCTGCTTTCCATGTATTATCACTTGAAGGAGACAAAGGACTCTCCATACTGGAGGTTGCAGAAAAAATTCAG AAATCTGGACTGAGAGACCTTACGACAAGCAAGACACCTGAGGCATCTATATCTGCTGCATTGTCAAGGGACACAAAGCTTTTTGAAAGAACTGCACCCTCAACATATTGTGTTAAAGCTCCTTACAGAAAAGACCCAGCTGATTCTGAGGCTGTATTGTCAGCAGCACGGGAAAAGATAAAGTTGTTTCAGAATGCACTTTCAGAGTGTGAAGAAGTTGAAAAGGACGTTGATGATGCTGATAGGGGGGATGACGATTCTGAATGTGATGATGCTGATGATGATCCTGATGGCGATGAAGTGAATGTTGAGGAAAAGAATGTCAAGGCTTCGGTAATTAGAGCACACGATGGTGGCATACCAACTGTACCTTGTGACATAAATGATGAACTAAATACTTTGGGCAACACATCAATGCCATCAAGCCCTCACAGTAGATCTCAAAGTAACTCGTCGGGTATGTTAGATAAAGCAACTGCAGCAAGTACTTCAAGTGATCCACCTATTGGAGCTTCATCTGCTTATCATGAGGTAGCAACGGACTCTGCACAAGACACAGAGATTGATGAAAGTAACCAAGGGGAATCCTGGGTTGAGGGGCTAGCTGATGGTGACTACTGTGATCTTAGTGTCGAGGAACGCCTCAATGCATTGGTTGCACTGGTTAATGTTGCCACTGAAGGAAATTCGATGCGTGCAATTCTTGAG GAACGGCTTGAGGCTGCAAATGCTTTGAAAAAGCAAATGTGGGCAGAGTCACAACTTGATAAAAGGCGTTCAAGGGAAGACTTTGCAGGCAaaattgaacatgactcttgCATGGGTTTGAAGGCCATTGCTGATCAGGAAAATAGTGTTGGTGAATGCAATCTTCCTCCGGTACAGAACCTCATTAAAGAGAATGATGGAAAGGCCAGCTCAGTAAACAATGATTTGCTTGTCGGCCAGCATAGTCAGCTTAATGCTGGTAATATGGTTCATGAGGTGAATGGTGTAAGCCGGGAATCTAATCCAGAGAGCCTGTCCGTTCAGCAATATGCTTCGTCTGACAAAACACGATCACAGTTGAAGTCATTCATAGGTCACAAAGCAGAACAACTTTATGTCTACAGATCACTACCGCTGGGACAAGATCGAAGACTGAATCGGTATTGGCAGTTTTCTACTTCTGCATCACCTAATGACCCTGGGTCTGGaagaatattttttgaatCTAGAGATGGATACTGGAGGCTCATTGACTCAGCTGAG GCATTTGATGCTTTAGTAGCTTCTCTTGATACTCGTGGCATCCGGGAATCACATCTGCATTCAATGTTACAAAGCATTGAGTCAGCCTTTAAGGATGCTATAGGGAGGAGGAAGTGTGCTACTGTAGAACACCCAGCCGGAAGTATTTTGAGAAATGGAAGTAGTGAAATCATAAGCCCAAATCATAGTAATGAATTTGGAAGCCCATGCAGCACCCTTTCAGGTGTTGTGTCTGATAACACTAAGGTATATTCGGATTCTTTCAAGATAGAGCTTGGGTGCGATGATCTGGAGAAGGTTGCTATTTTGAAAAGGGCTAGCATGTTTCTGAAGTGGATGTGGAGGGAGTGCAACAATCACCAATCCACATGCGCCATGAAATATGGAAAGAAACGGTGCTCTGAGTTGATACAACAGTGTGATTCTTGCTACCAGATTTACTCAACTGAAGAAATGCACTGTTCTTCTTGCCACAAGACATTCAAATCCGTTCACAGTCTCTCGGAACACGCATCACAATGTGACGAAAAATGGAGAACAGATCCTGATTGGAAGATGCAAATTTCAGATGATTCTATTCCCATAAGACTGAGATTGCTGAAGCTTCTGTTAGCTTCCATTGAG GTCTCAATTCCAGCCGAAGCTCTCCAACCATTTTGGACGGATGGATATAGAAAATCATGGGGTCTAAAGTTGTATTCTACATCATCTACCAAAGAAGTTTTCCAG ATGTTAACTGTGCTGGAAGGTGCAATAAGAAGGAATTACTTGTCATCTAACTTCAAAACAACAGCTGAGTTGCTAAATTCCATGGCACAAGATAATTCTAATCAGAACTCTGTTGCACGTTCTGGATCTGCTGATGTACTTCCATGGGTGCCCAACACTACTGCTGCAGTTACTTTACGATTGTTAGACCTGGATTCTGCCCTCTCATGTACACTTGATCAAAAGGCAGGATTAAATAAGGAGCAAGAGTGGGGAGACTTCCCCCCCGGtgattcctcaaaaaaaaaaaaggagcaagaAGCTGGGGATTTCATG AAGTTTCCACCAAGATGTACTGCTGTaaagaacaaacaagaaaTGGAATCAGTGGGAGCTACTGGTTTTGTTCAACGTGATGAAGCATGGCTGACTCCCAGCACTGGCCATAGAGGCCGTGGACGGGGAGGTCGAGGGCGTGGCAGGGGAGGTAGATCCCGTAGTCGTGGTGGCAGGGTCCCAAGAGGTATTGGCAGCTCTCCCAAGAGTGAGTTAAGGGATGACAACAATGTGTCGTTGAAAGTCCCATACAAGCAAGCTCCCCGAGGTAGAGGTCGTGGCCGcagccgtggccgtggccgtggccgcggTTGCGGTCGCGGACTTCGAACTGTTAGGCCTAGGCAGCCAACTGAGCATGGATCCAGATCAGTTCCAAAGGCAAACTTATTGGGGTCCTTTGGCATGCTAGGAAATGCAAAGCCTACAACCGTGCCTTCTCCACAAAGTTCTGGCGCAGAAGAGTGGGGCTTGGAGAGACGAGCATACATTGAGGATGATGAAAACAATTCAGTATCTCAATCGGATGAATCAGAAGAAGAGAATGGTGAGCCCATGAATGAGGACTATAATGAGCAGCTTCCTGATTATTCAAAGGACAATTCTGGGTCCAGCCCCCTTCAGATGATGGATGATGGGTCCGAAGATGACGAAGAAGGTGATGAAGAGGTTGAGGACGACGGGGTTGACTATGATGCTGAACACCCTATTGATGAAGACAACAATGATGCTGAGATGAGTGGCAATGATGGACTCGGCAATGATgaggatgacgacgacgacgacgatgctgGTGGGGGTCAGGACGGAATGGGGAACACTGATGACAATGAAGATGGAACATCCTATTCTTCAGAGTTCAGTGAATAA
- the LOC100835009 gene encoding homeobox-DDT domain protein RLT2 isoform X2 yields MDSSGDEGAGEAPGSPAPAPSSPPAAAAAAGGGAGASGFRSRPTAKRVMKTPYQLQVLEKTYADDPYPNETTRVELAAKLELTDRQLQMWFCHRRLKDRKQPVKREEEVSVPVIPSPSVLQPSVPNSKLARGSGSTYSQQLLPCSQRGRGRDRSSAVPRISATEIARRYYEPHQVMLPPLAAVQPMQGAHQMIDYVQELIGEQLREDGPVLGVHFDPLPPGAFGTPIVQEQRKQPFRSYETKASEFLPTIDPSVPSTVTRKRKSMDGNSPHLGSRAVRQYQFLPEQPSVYERPSQQRFHDAPTEASNLRISSVSTGSRFLHGAEHEPSYAFHGQISGPSHLSQHGKPLIFPSGSTDYEAASSYINVSAAPIEGQFGIPQVAGFKTPLACSEGVDYRCEDVYRLDKKRKHSEEAKIAKEVDVHEKRIRKELEKQDVLNRKREEQMRREMERHGREKKKEEERLMREKQREEERLQKEQWREHKRKEKFLLKQSLRAEKLRQKEELRKEKEAARQKAANEKATARRIAREYLELMEDERLELMELVSRSKGLPSMLSLDSDTLQQLDSFRGMLTQFPAEVVRLKIPFSVKPWISSENNIGSLLMVWKFFFTFADILGLPSFTLDEFMQSLHDYDSRLLAELHVALLKSIIKDIENVARTSSDAFGVNQSSSANPGGGHPQIVEGAYAWGFNILTWQRHLTYHTWPEILRQFGLSAGFGPQLKKRSVEDVYCHDDNEGRTSQDVISTLRNGSAALKSAALMKERGYTNRRSRHRLTPGTVKFAAFHVLSLEGDKGLSILEVAEKIQKSGLRDLTTSKTPEASISAALSRDTKLFERTAPSTYCVKAPYRKDPADSEAVLSAAREKIKLFQNALSECEEVEKDVDDADRGDDDSECDDADDDPDGDEVNVEEKNVKASVIRAHDGGIPTVPCDINDELNTLGNTSMPSSPHSRSQSNSSGMLDKATAASTSSDPPIGASSAYHEVATDSAQDTEIDESNQGESWVEGLADGDYCDLSVEERLNALVALVNVATEGNSMRAILEERLEAANALKKQMWAESQLDKRRSREDFAGKIEHDSCMGLKAIADQENSVGECNLPPVQNLIKENDGKASSVNNDLLVGQHSQLNAGNMVHEVNGVSRESNPESLSVQQYASSDKTRSQLKSFIGHKAEQLYVYRSLPLGQDRRLNRYWQFSTSASPNDPGSGRIFFESRDGYWRLIDSAEAFDALVASLDTRGIRESHLHSMLQSIESAFKDAIGRRKCATVEHPAGSILRNGSSEIISPNHSNEFGSPCSTLSGVVSDNTKVYSDSFKIELGCDDLEKVAILKRASMFLKWMWRECNNHQSTCAMKYGKKRCSELIQQCDSCYQIYSTEEMHCSSCHKTFKSVHSLSEHASQCDEKWRTDPDWKMQISDDSIPIRLRLLKLLLASIEVSIPAEALQPFWTDGYRKSWGLKLYSTSSTKEVFQMLTVLEGAIRRNYLSSNFKTTAELLNSMAQDNSNQNSVARSGSADVLPWVPNTTAAVTLRLLDLDSALSCTLDQKAGLNKEQEWGDFPPGDSSKKKKEQEAGDFMKFPPRCTAVKNKQEMESVGATGFVQRDEAWLTPSTGHRGRGRGGRGRGRGGRSRSRGGRVPRGIGSSPKSELRDDNNVSLKVPYKQAPRGRGRGRSRGRGRGRGCGRGLRTVRPRQPTEHGSRSVPKANLLGSFGMLGNAKPTTVPSPQSSGAEEWGLERRAYIEDDENNSVSQSDESEEENGEPMNEDYNEQLPDYSKDNSGSSPLQMMDDGSEDDEEGDEEVEDDGVDYDAEHPIDEDNNDAEMSGNDGLGNDEDDDDDDDAGGGQDGMGNTDDNEDGTSYSSEFSE; encoded by the exons ATGGATTCCTCCGGGGATGAGGGAGCCGGGGAGGCGCCGGGGAGCCCTGCCCCTGCGCCGTCgtcgccacccgccgccgccgctgctgctggtggtggagcCGGTGCCTCTGGATTCAGGAGCAGGCCGACGGCGAAGCGCGTGATGAAGACGCCCTACCAGTTGCAGGTTCTTGAGAAGACCTATGCAG ATGATCCGTATCCGAACGAGACGACACGGGTGGAACTGGCTGCGAAGTTGGAACTGACGGACAGGCAGCTCCAGATGTGGTTCTGCCACCGGCGGCTCAAGGACCGGAAGCAACCGGTGAAGCGGGAAGAGGAGGTTTCTGTGCCAGTCATACCGTCGCCGTCTGTGCTGCAGCCGTCGGTGCCAAACAGCAAACTAGCGCGGGGCTCCGGTAGCACCTACAGTCAGCAGCTGCTGCCTTGCTCGCAGAGAGGCCGTGGCCGTGACCGCTCGTCGGCTGTCCCAAGGATTTCTGCTACAGAGATTGCGAGGAGATACTATGAGCCACATCAAGTTATGCTGCCTCCGCTGGCAGCAGTGCAACCCATGCAAGGAGCACACCAGATGATTGATTATGTCCAAGAGCTGATAGGGGAGCAACTGAGGGAGGATGGGCCAGTGCTTGGTGTGCACTTCGATCCGCTTCCTCCTGGTGCATTTGGGACACCTATTG TTCAAGAGCAGCGGAAGCAGCCTTTTCGATCTTATGAGACCAAG GCATCAGAATTCTTGCCTACCATAGACCCTTCTGTTCCAAGTACAGTTACTCGGAAGCGGAAGTCCATGGATGGAAATTCTCCTCATCTTGGTTCACGAGCAGTACGTCAGTACCAGTTTCTTCCGGAGCAGCCAAGCGTGTATGAGAGGCCAAGCCAGCAGCGCTTTCATGATGCTCCAACGGAAGCTTCAAATTTGAGGATATCTTCTGTGTCTACAGGATCACGCTTTCTCCATGGTGCTGAGCATGAACCTAGCTACGCATTTCATGGTCAAATATCTGGTCCTAGCCATTTAAGTCAACATGGAAAACCATTGATCTTCCCATCCGGATCCACAGACTATGAGGCAGCTTCATCTTATATTAATGTTAGCGCTGCTCCAATCGAAGGCCAGTTTGGCATTCCACAAGTCGCTGGATTTAAAACACCCCTTGCATGTTCCGAAGGAGTGGATTATCGGTGTGAAGATGTGTATCGATTGGATAAAAAGCGCAAA CATAGCGAGGAAGCAAAGATTGCAAAGGAAGTTGATGTGCATGAAAAACGAATAAGAAAGGAGCTCGAAAAGCAAGATGTATTGAATAGAAAG AGAGAAGAACAAATGAGGAGGGAAATGGAGAGACATGGtcgtgaaaaaaagaaagaggaggaaAGGTTGATGCGTGAAAAGCagagggaagaagagagacTCCAAAAGGAGCAATGGCGGGAACACAAGCGCAAGGAGAAGTTTTTGTTGAAACAGTCCTTGAGA GCTGAAAAACTAAGACAAAAAGAGGAGCTCCGGAAGGAGAAAGAAGCTGCAAGGCAAAAGGCTGCTAATGAAAAGGCTACAGCACGTAGAATTGCACGGGAATACCTGGAACTCATGGAAGATGAGCGCTTAGAGCTAATGGAACTGGTTTCACGGAGCAAAGGATTGCCCTCAATGCTTTCTCTTGATAGTGATACATTGCAGCAACTTGATTCATTTAGAG GAATGCTGACACAATTTCCTGCTGAAGTTGTGAGACTGAAGATACCATTTTCAGTAAAACCGTGGATAAGTTCTGAGAATAACATTGGAAGTCTTTTGATG GTGTGGAAGTTCTTTTTTACCTTCGCCGATATTCTTGGGCTTCCATCATTTACACTCGATGAGTTCATGCAGTCTCTTCATGATTAT GACTCGAGGTTGTTGGCGGAATTGCATGTTGCTCTTCTAAAATCCATCATAAAAGATATCGAGAATGTTGCCCGGACTTCTTCAGATGCTTTCGGTGTGAATCAGAGCAGTTCTGCTAATCCTGGAGGTGGACATCCACAAATTGTTGAAGGG GCATATGCTTGGGGATTCAACATACTTACCTGGCAGCGCCACTTGACTTATCATACATGGCCTGAAATATTGCGCCAATTTGGTTTATCTGCTGGTTTTGGTCCCCAGTTAAAGAAAAGGAGCGTTGAAGATGTATATTGCCATGATGATAATGAG GGCCGTACTAGCCAGGATGTTATTTCCACTCTACGAAATGGTTCAGCAGCTCTGAAATCTGCTGCTTTGATGAAAGAAAGGGGGTATACCAACCGCAGGTCTAGGCACCGTCTGACACCTGGAACGGTGAAATTTGCTGCTTTCCATGTATTATCACTTGAAGGAGACAAAGGACTCTCCATACTGGAGGTTGCAGAAAAAATTCAG AAATCTGGACTGAGAGACCTTACGACAAGCAAGACACCTGAGGCATCTATATCTGCTGCATTGTCAAGGGACACAAAGCTTTTTGAAAGAACTGCACCCTCAACATATTGTGTTAAAGCTCCTTACAGAAAAGACCCAGCTGATTCTGAGGCTGTATTGTCAGCAGCACGGGAAAAGATAAAGTTGTTTCAGAATGCACTTTCAGAGTGTGAAGAAGTTGAAAAGGACGTTGATGATGCTGATAGGGGGGATGACGATTCTGAATGTGATGATGCTGATGATGATCCTGATGGCGATGAAGTGAATGTTGAGGAAAAGAATGTCAAGGCTTCGGTAATTAGAGCACACGATGGTGGCATACCAACTGTACCTTGTGACATAAATGATGAACTAAATACTTTGGGCAACACATCAATGCCATCAAGCCCTCACAGTAGATCTCAAAGTAACTCGTCGGGTATGTTAGATAAAGCAACTGCAGCAAGTACTTCAAGTGATCCACCTATTGGAGCTTCATCTGCTTATCATGAGGTAGCAACGGACTCTGCACAAGACACAGAGATTGATGAAAGTAACCAAGGGGAATCCTGGGTTGAGGGGCTAGCTGATGGTGACTACTGTGATCTTAGTGTCGAGGAACGCCTCAATGCATTGGTTGCACTGGTTAATGTTGCCACTGAAGGAAATTCGATGCGTGCAATTCTTGAG GAACGGCTTGAGGCTGCAAATGCTTTGAAAAAGCAAATGTGGGCAGAGTCACAACTTGATAAAAGGCGTTCAAGGGAAGACTTTGCAGGCAaaattgaacatgactcttgCATGGGTTTGAAGGCCATTGCTGATCAGGAAAATAGTGTTGGTGAATGCAATCTTCCTCCGGTACAGAACCTCATTAAAGAGAATGATGGAAAGGCCAGCTCAGTAAACAATGATTTGCTTGTCGGCCAGCATAGTCAGCTTAATGCTGGTAATATGGTTCATGAGGTGAATGGTGTAAGCCGGGAATCTAATCCAGAGAGCCTGTCCGTTCAGCAATATGCTTCGTCTGACAAAACACGATCACAGTTGAAGTCATTCATAGGTCACAAAGCAGAACAACTTTATGTCTACAGATCACTACCGCTGGGACAAGATCGAAGACTGAATCGGTATTGGCAGTTTTCTACTTCTGCATCACCTAATGACCCTGGGTCTGGaagaatattttttgaatCTAGAGATGGATACTGGAGGCTCATTGACTCAGCTGAG GCATTTGATGCTTTAGTAGCTTCTCTTGATACTCGTGGCATCCGGGAATCACATCTGCATTCAATGTTACAAAGCATTGAGTCAGCCTTTAAGGATGCTATAGGGAGGAGGAAGTGTGCTACTGTAGAACACCCAGCCGGAAGTATTTTGAGAAATGGAAGTAGTGAAATCATAAGCCCAAATCATAGTAATGAATTTGGAAGCCCATGCAGCACCCTTTCAGGTGTTGTGTCTGATAACACTAAGGTATATTCGGATTCTTTCAAGATAGAGCTTGGGTGCGATGATCTGGAGAAGGTTGCTATTTTGAAAAGGGCTAGCATGTTTCTGAAGTGGATGTGGAGGGAGTGCAACAATCACCAATCCACATGCGCCATGAAATATGGAAAGAAACGGTGCTCTGAGTTGATACAACAGTGTGATTCTTGCTACCAGATTTACTCAACTGAAGAAATGCACTGTTCTTCTTGCCACAAGACATTCAAATCCGTTCACAGTCTCTCGGAACACGCATCACAATGTGACGAAAAATGGAGAACAGATCCTGATTGGAAGATGCAAATTTCAGATGATTCTATTCCCATAAGACTGAGATTGCTGAAGCTTCTGTTAGCTTCCATTGAG GTCTCAATTCCAGCCGAAGCTCTCCAACCATTTTGGACGGATGGATATAGAAAATCATGGGGTCTAAAGTTGTATTCTACATCATCTACCAAAGAAGTTTTCCAG ATGTTAACTGTGCTGGAAGGTGCAATAAGAAGGAATTACTTGTCATCTAACTTCAAAACAACAGCTGAGTTGCTAAATTCCATGGCACAAGATAATTCTAATCAGAACTCTGTTGCACGTTCTGGATCTGCTGATGTACTTCCATGGGTGCCCAACACTACTGCTGCAGTTACTTTACGATTGTTAGACCTGGATTCTGCCCTCTCATGTACACTTGATCAAAAGGCAGGATTAAATAAGGAGCAAGAGTGGGGAGACTTCCCCCCCGGtgattcctcaaaaaaaaaaaaggagcaagaAGCTGGGGATTTCATG AAGTTTCCACCAAGATGTACTGCTGTaaagaacaaacaagaaaTGGAATCAGTGGGAGCTACTGGTTTTGTTCAACGTGATGAAGCATGGCTGACTCCCAGCACTGGCCATAGAGGCCGTGGACGGGGAGGTCGAGGGCGTGGCAGGGGAGGTAGATCCCGTAGTCGTGGTGGCAGGGTCCCAAGAGGTATTGGCAGCTCTCCCAAGAGTGAGTTAAGGGATGACAACAATGTGTCGTTGAAAGTCCCATACAAGCAAGCTCCCCGAGGTAGAGGTCGTGGCCGcagccgtggccgtggccgtggccgcggTTGCGGTCGCGGACTTCGAACTGTTAGGCCTAGGCAGCCAACTGAGCATGGATCCAGATCAGTTCCAAAGGCAAACTTATTGGGGTCCTTTGGCATGCTAGGAAATGCAAAGCCTACAACCGTGCCTTCTCCACAAAGTTCTGGCGCAGAAGAGTGGGGCTTGGAGAGACGAGCATACATTGAGGATGATGAAAACAATTCAGTATCTCAATCGGATGAATCAGAAGAAGAGAATGGTGAGCCCATGAATGAGGACTATAATGAGCAGCTTCCTGATTATTCAAAGGACAATTCTGGGTCCAGCCCCCTTCAGATGATGGATGATGGGTCCGAAGATGACGAAGAAGGTGATGAAGAGGTTGAGGACGACGGGGTTGACTATGATGCTGAACACCCTATTGATGAAGACAACAATGATGCTGAGATGAGTGGCAATGATGGACTCGGCAATGATgaggatgacgacgacgacgacgatgctgGTGGGGGTCAGGACGGAATGGGGAACACTGATGACAATGAAGATGGAACATCCTATTCTTCAGAGTTCAGTGAATAA